In Desulfovibrio sp. 86, the following proteins share a genomic window:
- the nrfD gene encoding NrfD/PsrC family molybdoenzyme membrane anchor subunit produces the protein MNYVTYRRILFSRRALIGLGICALATLAGLLATWHIESNGHYVTGMSNAVPWGLSLAMATFCIVAASGALNVASIASVFGKQDYKPFSRLSCLLALALLAGGLFALLIDLGRPDQIFTALTHFNFTSVFAVNILIYTGFFIIVGLYGLVMLAAPQGGIVRPFGVASFLWRLIMTTGTGSVFGVLAGRGGMHSAIMPPLFIALSLSLGLAVFVLVLAGLEYSGQRQARLDAASGRIRGLLATLIAVSFYMVLALNLIGIASPAQRGYEAFVLCTGGVYPLLFWGGYLAVGTVLPLILLLAPPCRGSRACLLAAALATAVGGMALMYVLTIAPQAYPVDIFPGMLVQGNPLYTGPASYVPTIGELLVGLTGFGLAGLIVLLAARLIPLLPQAEQED, from the coding sequence ATGAACTACGTAACCTACCGTCGCATTCTTTTCTCCCGGCGGGCGCTGATTGGCCTGGGCATCTGCGCTCTGGCCACGCTGGCGGGTCTTCTGGCCACATGGCATATTGAAAGCAACGGCCACTACGTCACCGGCATGAGCAACGCCGTGCCCTGGGGCCTGTCGCTGGCCATGGCCACCTTCTGCATTGTGGCGGCATCCGGCGCGCTTAACGTGGCCTCCATCGCCTCGGTGTTCGGCAAGCAGGACTACAAGCCCTTTTCACGGCTTTCCTGCCTGCTTGCCCTGGCCCTGCTTGCCGGGGGCCTTTTTGCGCTGCTCATTGATCTGGGGCGGCCCGACCAGATATTCACGGCCCTCACCCACTTCAACTTTACCTCGGTGTTTGCCGTCAACATTCTCATCTATACGGGCTTTTTCATCATTGTCGGCCTGTATGGCCTTGTGATGCTCGCCGCGCCCCAGGGCGGCATTGTCCGGCCTTTCGGCGTGGCAAGCTTTTTGTGGCGGCTCATCATGACCACGGGAACGGGTTCGGTGTTCGGCGTGCTGGCCGGTCGCGGGGGAATGCACTCCGCCATCATGCCGCCGCTGTTCATCGCCCTTTCCCTTTCTCTGGGGCTGGCCGTGTTTGTGCTCGTTCTGGCGGGCCTTGAATACAGCGGGCAGCGCCAGGCCCGGCTTGACGCGGCTTCAGGGCGCATTCGCGGTCTGTTGGCCACCCTCATCGCGGTGTCCTTTTACATGGTTCTGGCCCTGAACCTCATCGGCATCGCTTCCCCCGCACAGCGTGGATACGAAGCCTTTGTGCTCTGCACGGGCGGCGTCTATCCCCTTCTGTTCTGGGGAGGCTATCTGGCGGTGGGGACGGTATTGCCGCTGATCCTGCTGCTGGCTCCTCCATGCCGGGGCAGCCGCGCCTGCCTGCTGGCGGCGGCCCTTGCCACGGCCGTGGGCGGCATGGCCCTCATGTACGTACTGACCATTGCGCCGCAAGCCTATCCGGTGGACATCTTCCCGGGCATGCTGGTACAGGGCAATCCCCTGTACACGGGGCCTGCCTCCTATGTGCCCACCATTGGCGAACTGCTGGTGGGCCTGACGGGCTTTGGTCTTGCGGGCCTCATTGTGCTTCTTGCCGCAAGGCTTATCCCCTTGCTCCCACAGGCGGAGCAGGAAGATTAA
- a CDS encoding alpha-hydroxy-acid oxidizing protein translates to MDKDNKIEGFDRREFLKNAMAIGAGVAVAPLLASEVQAATAAVAAAPAAAPAGGKLTMAEVLRVAREKLYPRCRVCPECNGVACAGEVPGFGGIGSGQAFKNNYDALNHIKLNMRTLHDMKKPDLAVEIFGEKLSMPLLSAATGGVTYNMGGKMTEEDYINAILGGCRAAGTLGLAADGIGDPIETFKRRMDVLKAAYNGKGIAILKPRTQEEVLKRVRLMEEAGAVAFGMDVDSAGRAARALPGQTVEPKTFAQIRELSRGSSLPFIVKGIMTVEEAQRAVDAGAKGIVVSNHGGRVLDYTPGVAEVLPAIADKVKGHTVIFADGAVRRGTDVLKLLALGADACLIGRPLIRGAHGGGAAGVTLMLEAIKQELEAMMVLTATPNLRNVSSSILMGA, encoded by the coding sequence ATGGACAAGGACAACAAGATTGAAGGTTTTGACCGCCGCGAATTTTTGAAAAACGCCATGGCCATCGGCGCTGGCGTAGCCGTGGCCCCGCTGCTTGCCTCGGAAGTCCAGGCGGCCACCGCCGCTGTGGCCGCCGCGCCCGCCGCCGCGCCCGCCGGGGGCAAGCTGACCATGGCGGAAGTGCTGCGTGTGGCCCGTGAAAAGCTCTATCCCCGCTGCCGCGTGTGCCCCGAATGCAATGGCGTCGCCTGTGCGGGCGAAGTGCCCGGCTTTGGCGGCATTGGCTCCGGCCAGGCATTCAAGAACAACTATGACGCGCTCAATCATATCAAGCTGAACATGCGCACCCTGCATGACATGAAAAAGCCCGACCTCGCCGTGGAAATCTTCGGCGAAAAGCTGTCCATGCCCCTGCTGTCCGCCGCCACTGGCGGCGTGACGTACAACATGGGCGGCAAGATGACTGAAGAGGACTACATCAACGCCATTCTTGGCGGCTGTAGGGCTGCTGGCACGCTGGGCCTGGCTGCGGACGGCATAGGCGACCCCATTGAAACCTTCAAGCGCCGCATGGACGTGCTCAAGGCTGCCTACAACGGCAAGGGCATCGCCATTCTCAAGCCCCGCACGCAGGAAGAAGTCCTCAAGCGCGTGCGCCTTATGGAAGAAGCGGGCGCTGTGGCCTTTGGCATGGACGTGGACTCCGCCGGTCGCGCCGCCCGCGCCCTGCCCGGCCAGACCGTGGAACCCAAAACCTTTGCCCAGATCCGCGAGCTTTCGCGCGGGTCGAGCCTGCCCTTCATCGTCAAGGGCATCATGACCGTTGAAGAAGCGCAACGCGCTGTGGACGCCGGAGCCAAGGGCATTGTGGTGTCCAACCACGGCGGCCGCGTGCTGGACTACACCCCCGGCGTGGCCGAAGTGCTGCCCGCCATCGCGGACAAGGTCAAGGGACATACCGTCATTTTCGCCGACGGCGCGGTGCGGCGCGGCACTGACGTGCTCAAGCTGCTGGCCCTGGGCGCGGACGCCTGCCTCATCGGCCGTCCCCTTATCCGTGGAGCGCACGGCGGCGGCGCTGCCGGCGTCACCCTGATGCTCGAAGCCATCAAGCAGGAACTTGAAGCCATGATGGTTCTGACCGCCACGCCCAACCTGCGCAATGTTTCTTCGTCCATCCTCATGGGGGCGTAG
- a CDS encoding GrdX family protein, protein MRAARDQIHQGWRLANHPLYGNFLPRQMPYRSLILSSCAQPSSEAPALVDITSLELIEQAQARYDAAAVLAPIRMDSSALRDCAFVDVELLRATIESLGCSIKSLLNLNGRHPAPAPGVLSHHKEM, encoded by the coding sequence ATTCGCGCGGCGCGCGATCAGATCCACCAGGGTTGGCGTCTTGCCAATCATCCCTTGTACGGCAACTTTCTGCCCCGGCAGATGCCGTACCGTTCCTTGATCCTGTCATCTTGTGCCCAACCATCTTCCGAAGCCCCCGCTTTGGTGGACATCACATCTCTTGAACTCATTGAGCAGGCTCAGGCCCGTTACGACGCCGCTGCCGTCCTTGCGCCCATACGCATGGACAGCAGCGCTTTGCGGGACTGCGCCTTTGTGGACGTGGAGCTTCTGCGCGCAACTATTGAGAGCCTGGGCTGCAGCATCAAAAGCCTTTTGAACCTCAATGGAAGGCATCCGGCCCCCGCGCCGGGCGTGCTTTCACACCACAAGGAGATGTAA
- a CDS encoding glycine/sarcosine/betaine reductase component B subunit: MKLELHRITISKLVFGARTGVSGGVLTVNKEELTALLMQDERLGGVEIDAAHPGENTRIMPVKDAIEPRCKLEGPGEVFPGWIGDVESAGEGKTLVLSGMAVLTTGRVVAPQEGIVDMTGPGADYTPFSKTCNLTISLSPVAEMEPHQCEACFRRAGLRAAHYLAAACKGATADKVETFDFPAFSEAMHAHPGLPKVAYIYMLQSQGLLHDTWVYGVDAKRILPTMISPTEIMDGAIISGNCVSACDKNSTYVHLNNPVIRSLYAHHGKELNFVGVIITNENVTLADKKRSSSYAVKLARMLGVDAVVISEEGFGNPDADLIMNCRKSEQAGIRTVLITDEFAGRDGSSQSLADSCPEGDACVTAGNANELIVLPPMAKVIGDLTPAETIAGGFFGSVREDGSLEVELQAILGATNELGFNRIGGRTL, encoded by the coding sequence GTGAAGTTGGAACTGCACCGCATCACAATCAGCAAGCTGGTCTTTGGCGCGCGCACAGGCGTCAGCGGCGGCGTGCTTACCGTCAACAAGGAAGAACTTACTGCCCTGCTCATGCAGGACGAACGCCTCGGCGGAGTCGAGATCGACGCTGCCCACCCCGGCGAAAACACGCGCATCATGCCCGTGAAGGACGCCATTGAGCCCCGCTGCAAGCTGGAGGGGCCGGGCGAGGTCTTTCCCGGCTGGATAGGCGATGTGGAAAGCGCCGGTGAAGGCAAGACCCTGGTCTTGAGCGGCATGGCCGTGCTGACCACAGGCCGCGTGGTGGCCCCGCAGGAAGGCATTGTGGACATGACCGGCCCCGGCGCGGACTACACGCCGTTTTCAAAGACGTGCAACCTGACCATCTCGCTGTCGCCCGTGGCCGAGATGGAGCCCCACCAGTGCGAGGCGTGCTTCCGCCGTGCCGGACTGCGCGCCGCCCACTACCTTGCCGCCGCCTGCAAGGGCGCCACGGCCGACAAGGTGGAAACCTTTGACTTTCCCGCGTTCAGCGAGGCCATGCACGCCCATCCCGGCCTGCCCAAGGTGGCCTACATCTACATGCTGCAATCTCAGGGCCTGCTGCACGACACCTGGGTTTACGGCGTGGACGCCAAGCGCATCCTGCCCACCATGATCAGCCCCACGGAAATTATGGACGGCGCGATCATCTCCGGCAACTGCGTGTCCGCCTGCGACAAGAACAGCACTTACGTCCACCTGAACAACCCCGTGATCCGAAGCCTTTATGCGCATCACGGCAAGGAACTCAACTTCGTGGGCGTCATCATCACCAATGAAAACGTCACCCTGGCGGACAAGAAGCGCAGCTCTTCCTACGCGGTCAAGCTGGCCCGCATGCTCGGCGTCGATGCCGTCGTCATCAGCGAGGAAGGCTTCGGCAACCCGGACGCCGACCTCATCATGAACTGCCGCAAGTCCGAGCAGGCTGGCATCAGAACCGTGCTCATCACGGACGAATTCGCCGGGCGCGACGGCTCCAGCCAGTCCCTGGCCGACTCGTGCCCCGAGGGCGACGCCTGCGTCACCGCTGGCAACGCCAACGAACTTATCGTGCTGCCGCCCATGGCCAAGGTTATCGGCGATCTGACTCCCGCTGAAACCATTGCTGGCGGCTTCTTCGGCTCTGTGCGCGAAGACGGCAGCCTTGAAGTGGAATTGCAGGCCATCCTTGGCGCGACCAACGAACTGGGCTTCAACCGCATCGGCGGCCGCACCCTGTAA
- a CDS encoding LysR family transcriptional regulator has product MTKTVSKSALDAIDVRHFYHFSVVAEENSLRRAADRLFMAQPPLSRQIKQLEERLGVALFVRHSKGLTLTDEGARVLAIVRPLLQMKDATYKRLRQDIHPQEQRPRIGFTTAFEQGVFAGLERRLTEFFADGLHIQREASTRLARDMRKGRLDAAFVALPLDAPGLLLQELPYAEPMLAALPASWFAPEDAAPEVVSLKNFSQRPLFWFRREINPGFFDYAKTRFARMGFMPHYLEEPTEHDVLLARIAAGEGMGLLPASFAAIRRDGVAFARLQDDHAFHLRLGLVVPQDKGPLARTLTALAAAMPL; this is encoded by the coding sequence ATGACAAAGACCGTTTCAAAATCAGCCCTCGACGCCATAGATGTCCGGCATTTCTACCATTTCTCTGTGGTTGCGGAGGAAAACAGCCTGCGCCGCGCGGCGGATCGCCTGTTCATGGCGCAACCGCCCTTGAGTCGGCAGATCAAGCAGCTGGAGGAACGGCTGGGCGTGGCGCTTTTTGTCCGGCACAGCAAGGGGCTTACGTTGACAGACGAGGGCGCGCGCGTGCTGGCCATAGTCAGACCGCTTTTGCAGATGAAGGACGCAACCTACAAACGCCTGCGGCAAGACATCCACCCCCAGGAGCAGCGCCCGCGCATAGGGTTTACCACGGCCTTTGAACAGGGCGTCTTTGCTGGCCTGGAGCGGCGCTTGACGGAGTTCTTTGCCGACGGGCTGCATATTCAAAGGGAAGCCTCCACAAGGCTCGCGCGCGACATGCGCAAAGGCAGGCTCGACGCCGCCTTTGTGGCCCTGCCGCTGGACGCGCCCGGCCTGCTGCTGCAGGAACTGCCGTACGCCGAACCCATGCTGGCCGCATTGCCCGCATCATGGTTCGCGCCGGAGGATGCGGCGCCAGAGGTCGTGTCGCTGAAAAATTTCAGCCAGCGGCCGCTCTTCTGGTTCAGACGCGAGATCAATCCGGGATTCTTCGACTACGCGAAAACCCGCTTTGCGCGCATGGGCTTCATGCCGCACTATCTCGAGGAACCGACGGAGCACGACGTGCTGCTGGCCCGTATCGCTGCTGGCGAAGGCATGGGGCTTTTGCCAGCCTCCTTTGCGGCCATACGCAGAGACGGCGTCGCCTTTGCGCGGCTGCAAGACGACCATGCCTTTCATCTGCGGCTTGGACTTGTCGTGCCGCAGGACAAAGGCCCGCTGGCCCGGACGCTGACGGCACTGGCGGCAGCCATGCCTTTGTAG
- a CDS encoding aldo/keto reductase produces MTQHYAAMPIRELGDGFSASAISFGAMGMSEFYGKTPDDEASLAVLDRALELGVTMLDTADMYGRGHNERLMAKFVARHPQEHASGRIRIATKFGIDRDPADSYKRSINNSPDYIRKACEASLQRLGVERIDLYYAHRVNTDVDIADTMGVLADLKQQGKIAHIGLCEVSAATLARAHAAHPVAALQSEYSLWTREMEHEVLPACQRLGIGFVAYSPLGRGFLTGKYSSPDALEAGDFRRDNPRFQADNLRHNLKLLPALQAVAQKHGCTPAQIALAWLLGRYERLVVIPGTRSVARLEENCRAAHVALPHEDIAQLDAVFTEQAVHGQRYPQEGMKGANA; encoded by the coding sequence ATGACGCAACACTACGCAGCAATGCCCATTCGTGAACTTGGAGACGGTTTTTCGGCGTCCGCCATTTCCTTTGGGGCCATGGGCATGTCGGAATTTTATGGAAAAACGCCTGATGACGAAGCCAGTCTGGCGGTGCTTGATCGCGCGCTGGAACTGGGCGTGACCATGCTTGACACCGCCGACATGTACGGGCGTGGGCACAATGAGCGGCTCATGGCCAAATTTGTCGCCCGCCATCCCCAGGAACATGCCAGCGGGCGCATCCGCATTGCCACCAAGTTCGGCATTGACCGCGATCCCGCCGATTCGTACAAGCGCAGCATCAACAATTCGCCGGACTATATCCGCAAGGCCTGCGAAGCGTCGCTGCAGCGCCTTGGCGTTGAGCGCATAGACCTGTACTACGCGCACAGGGTCAATACCGATGTTGACATCGCAGACACCATGGGCGTGCTCGCCGACCTCAAGCAGCAGGGCAAGATCGCGCACATAGGTTTGTGCGAGGTTTCTGCCGCGACTCTGGCCAGGGCGCACGCCGCGCATCCCGTGGCGGCGCTGCAAAGCGAATATTCCCTGTGGACGCGCGAAATGGAGCATGAGGTTCTCCCCGCATGCCAGAGACTGGGCATTGGTTTTGTGGCCTACAGCCCGCTGGGCCGGGGATTTTTGACAGGAAAATACTCTTCGCCGGATGCTCTTGAGGCCGGGGACTTTCGCCGTGACAATCCGCGCTTTCAGGCGGACAACCTCCGCCACAACCTGAAACTGCTGCCCGCCCTGCAGGCCGTGGCTCAAAAGCATGGCTGCACGCCGGCACAGATTGCGCTGGCCTGGCTTCTCGGCCGTTACGAGCGCCTTGTGGTCATTCCCGGCACACGCAGCGTCGCCCGTCTGGAAGAAAACTGCCGTGCCGCGCATGTTGCGCTGCCGCATGAAGACATTGCGCAGCTTGACGCCGTGTTTACGGAGCAGGCGGTGCACGGCCAGCGGTATCCGCAGGAAGGCATGAAGGGGGCCAATGCCTGA
- the grdB gene encoding glycine reductase complex selenoprotein B: MAYKLIHYINQFFAGIGGEEKADITPEVRQGIVGPGAAFKAALGGQAEIVATFICGDNYCANHLEEVAAQMVETVKRFGADGVIAGPAFNAGRYGTACGVVCAAVNKQLGLPVVSGMYRESPGVDLYRKEVTIIETSDSARGMAKAVPAMAAAMLKLLRGEEIADPEAEGIFPKGIRKNMFYEEPGAERAVRMLIKKIKGEPFKTEYAMPIFDRVEPRPAIADLSKATIALVTSGGIVPEGNPDHIAASSAQNFGAYSIEGVNNLEKGKYLTAHGGYDQTYANQDPDRVLPIDVLRDLEKEGKIGKLYNVFYTTVGNGTSVANSRKFGTEIGSQLKAAHVDGVILTSTUGTCTRCGATLAKAIEEAADVPVVHMCTIVPISLSIGANRIVPTVSIPYPLGNPELSPGEEKHLRRELVLKAFKALTTKVDGQTVF, from the coding sequence ATGGCATATAAGCTTATACACTATATCAATCAGTTTTTTGCCGGCATCGGCGGTGAAGAAAAGGCCGACATAACCCCCGAAGTGCGCCAAGGCATCGTGGGCCCGGGCGCGGCCTTCAAGGCTGCCCTTGGTGGCCAGGCCGAAATCGTCGCCACGTTCATCTGCGGCGACAACTACTGCGCCAATCACCTTGAAGAAGTGGCCGCCCAGATGGTGGAAACCGTGAAGCGCTTTGGCGCGGACGGCGTCATCGCCGGGCCTGCCTTTAACGCTGGCCGTTACGGCACGGCCTGCGGCGTTGTCTGCGCGGCCGTCAACAAGCAGCTGGGCCTGCCTGTGGTCAGCGGCATGTACCGTGAAAGCCCAGGCGTTGATCTGTACCGCAAGGAAGTGACCATCATTGAAACTTCCGACAGCGCCCGTGGCATGGCCAAGGCCGTGCCCGCCATGGCCGCAGCCATGCTCAAGCTTTTGCGCGGCGAAGAAATAGCCGATCCCGAGGCCGAGGGCATCTTCCCCAAGGGCATACGCAAGAACATGTTCTACGAAGAACCCGGCGCGGAACGCGCCGTGCGCATGCTGATCAAGAAGATCAAGGGCGAGCCCTTCAAGACGGAATACGCCATGCCCATCTTTGACCGTGTGGAACCCCGCCCGGCCATCGCCGACCTCAGCAAGGCCACCATCGCCCTGGTCACTTCGGGCGGCATTGTGCCCGAAGGCAACCCCGACCATATCGCCGCCTCCTCGGCGCAGAACTTCGGCGCGTACAGCATTGAAGGCGTCAACAATCTTGAGAAGGGCAAGTACCTGACCGCCCACGGCGGCTACGACCAGACCTACGCCAACCAGGACCCCGACCGCGTGCTGCCCATCGACGTGCTGCGCGATCTGGAAAAGGAAGGCAAGATCGGCAAGCTCTACAACGTGTTCTACACCACGGTGGGCAACGGCACCTCGGTGGCCAACTCCCGCAAGTTCGGCACCGAAATCGGCTCACAGCTCAAGGCCGCACATGTGGATGGCGTAATCCTCACCTCCACGTGAGGAACCTGCACGCGTTGCGGCGCAACGCTCGCCAAGGCCATTGAAGAGGCCGCTGATGTGCCCGTGGTCCACATGTGCACCATTGTTCCCATTTCCCTGAGCATCGGGGCCAACCGCATCGTGCCCACGGTCTCCATTCCCTACCCCCTGGGCAATCCGGAACTGTCCCCTGGGGAAGAAAAGCACCTTCGCCGCGAACTGGTGCTCAAGGCCTTCAAGGCTCTGACCACCAAGGTGGACGGACAGACAGTATTTTAA
- a CDS encoding substrate-binding domain-containing protein, whose protein sequence is MRHFYKTLLLLLLVALMAAPAGATERKTLRYGGGGQGTVVFDGPLHASKGFVCNDCHVSIFPPAQKAHITMEDHFKGVACFTCHNQVVVSRDCGFCHRKFEPAPLSTTFNMADSPEGNVPAPVALKKTRQELQSPLTYEGASTVGSMIMPEAAKLFTAHTGVPFGEMGIAGAGAGLKAVAAGKVSMGGLASAITDKEKAQVVAWQVIGYDVMGVFVHPSNPVRSLTMDQLRAIFSGRETNWKAFGGPDAPIVVYSEALAGGRATVKAFQDMVLRGDAYGKLVELDDAVDCVADVAKDPAGITASSLSFAIPGVEVLKVNGAAPEKAAVQSGAYPLKRPLTLITLQPTGNIQAFFDFMLSPEGQDVVSKHFVPVK, encoded by the coding sequence ATGCGGCATTTTTACAAAACGCTTCTGCTGCTCCTGCTGGTGGCGCTCATGGCAGCGCCTGCCGGGGCCACAGAACGCAAGACCCTCCGTTACGGCGGCGGCGGACAGGGTACGGTCGTTTTTGACGGCCCCTTGCATGCATCCAAGGGCTTTGTCTGCAACGACTGCCATGTCTCGATCTTTCCTCCGGCGCAGAAGGCCCACATAACCATGGAAGACCATTTCAAGGGCGTGGCGTGTTTTACCTGCCACAACCAGGTTGTGGTCTCGCGCGATTGCGGCTTCTGTCACCGCAAGTTTGAGCCCGCCCCTCTTTCCACCACCTTCAACATGGCCGACAGCCCCGAAGGCAACGTGCCTGCCCCTGTGGCCCTCAAAAAGACGCGCCAGGAGCTTCAGTCGCCGCTGACGTATGAGGGCGCTTCAACCGTGGGCAGCATGATCATGCCCGAAGCCGCCAAGCTGTTTACGGCGCACACGGGCGTGCCCTTTGGCGAAATGGGCATAGCCGGCGCTGGCGCCGGGCTCAAGGCTGTGGCTGCGGGCAAGGTGTCCATGGGCGGTCTGGCCAGCGCCATTACGGACAAGGAAAAAGCTCAGGTCGTGGCCTGGCAGGTCATTGGCTACGACGTCATGGGCGTGTTTGTGCATCCCTCAAATCCTGTGCGCTCACTGACCATGGACCAACTGCGCGCCATCTTCAGCGGCAGGGAAACCAACTGGAAAGCCTTTGGCGGCCCCGACGCTCCCATTGTGGTGTACAGCGAGGCCCTGGCAGGCGGACGCGCCACGGTGAAAGCCTTTCAGGACATGGTTCTGCGTGGGGATGCCTACGGCAAGCTGGTGGAACTTGACGACGCCGTCGATTGCGTCGCCGATGTGGCCAAAGACCCTGCCGGTATTACGGCATCTTCACTGTCCTTTGCCATCCCTGGCGTGGAAGTGTTGAAAGTCAACGGCGCAGCGCCGGAAAAAGCAGCCGTGCAATCCGGCGCATATCCGCTCAAGCGCCCCCTGACGCTCATCACGCTGCAACCAACAGGCAATATTCAGGCTTTCTTCGACTTCATGCTGTCGCCGGAAGGTCAGGACGTTGTCAGCAAGCACTTTGTGCCGGTGAAGTAA
- the dsrO gene encoding sulfate reduction electron transfer complex DsrMKJOP subunit DsrO: MSANENRKTACAGESCMQSRRRFLLGAGATLLAPGVLLTARPALADEAGRQRWGLLIDTRKCVGDCTACVDACASTNGLTDNGRPATDPQWIRKVQVTDPGTGHVAHMPIMCQHCGNAQCVEVCPTGASLKRADGIVLVDKHLCIGCRYCVMACPFKARGFTHEEVKEPSPISPRGKGSAEGCNMCVQRINKGQLPACVEACARSGHEAILFGDLNDPTSLIAKRVVAFGAAALRADLRTDPSVRYVGVNL; the protein is encoded by the coding sequence ATGAGCGCCAATGAAAACAGAAAAACCGCGTGCGCAGGGGAATCGTGCATGCAGTCGCGTCGCCGCTTCCTGCTGGGAGCGGGCGCAACCCTGCTCGCGCCCGGCGTGCTGCTGACGGCGCGTCCCGCCCTTGCGGACGAAGCCGGACGCCAGCGCTGGGGCCTGCTGATTGATACACGCAAATGCGTGGGCGATTGCACCGCCTGTGTGGATGCCTGCGCCTCCACAAACGGCCTCACGGACAATGGCCGCCCGGCCACCGACCCGCAGTGGATCCGCAAGGTGCAGGTCACTGATCCCGGAACCGGACATGTGGCCCATATGCCCATCATGTGCCAGCACTGCGGCAATGCCCAGTGCGTTGAAGTGTGCCCCACCGGGGCCAGCCTCAAACGCGCGGATGGCATCGTGCTGGTGGACAAGCATTTGTGCATCGGCTGCCGCTACTGCGTTATGGCCTGCCCGTTCAAGGCGCGCGGCTTCACGCATGAAGAGGTAAAGGAACCGAGCCCGATTTCGCCGCGTGGCAAGGGCTCGGCCGAGGGTTGCAACATGTGCGTGCAACGCATCAACAAGGGGCAGCTGCCAGCCTGTGTGGAAGCCTGTGCCCGTAGCGGCCATGAGGCCATACTCTTTGGCGATCTCAATGACCCCACAAGCCTCATTGCCAAACGGGTGGTCGCCTTTGGCGCTGCCGCCCTGCGCGCTGACCTGCGCACGGACCCAAGCGTGCGTTATGTGGGGGTGAACTTATGA